One window of Paenibacillus sp. FSL K6-3182 genomic DNA carries:
- a CDS encoding glycosyltransferase family 2 protein, whose translation MFIIYFSEFCMLYTIGINIFYNGQMLIASLDMFSYLRKMKASDYKRYIDSKNMIPISIIVPAYNEEKTIVDNIKSLLALNYFEYEIIIVNDGSTDFTKEKIINEFNLKKVNQPIMQSLPTNEVAGIYRSNQYERLIFVDKLNGGKADAINAGINVSVYPIFACIDADSILENDALIKLTMLFVENPETIAVGGIVRIANGSIIKDGKLMEMNIPKSNMAKFQIIEYFRAFLTGRTSFSKLNSILIISGAFGAFNKRVVIECGGYKVNTIGEDMDIIVRLHKAMKDQKRKYKIQFLADPICWTQAPETMKDLRSQRRRWQIGLFDTLISYRRMLFNPKYGKIGMVTLPYYWIFELIGPIVEALGYIFIPLAYLFGLLAFDSFITFFVIAFLLGTTLSMGSILLEQITFRKYSSLKETLLLVLFGVLENLGYRQLTVLFRVEGIFNFRRGRHSWGAMNRKKFVSSKEKKDNDK comes from the coding sequence ATGTTTATTATTTATTTCAGCGAGTTTTGTATGCTGTATACGATTGGAATAAACATCTTTTATAATGGGCAAATGCTGATCGCTTCGCTAGATATGTTTAGTTATTTACGAAAAATGAAAGCCTCGGATTATAAAAGATATATCGATTCAAAAAATATGATTCCGATTTCTATCATTGTCCCTGCGTACAACGAAGAGAAAACGATCGTTGATAATATTAAATCGCTGCTCGCTCTAAATTATTTTGAGTATGAGATTATTATTGTGAATGACGGCTCCACCGATTTCACAAAAGAAAAGATCATAAACGAGTTCAATTTAAAAAAGGTAAACCAGCCCATTATGCAGAGCTTGCCTACGAATGAAGTAGCTGGCATTTACCGAAGCAATCAATACGAGCGATTAATATTTGTAGATAAATTAAACGGCGGCAAAGCGGACGCCATTAATGCGGGCATTAATGTCTCTGTCTATCCTATTTTTGCATGCATCGATGCCGATTCCATCTTGGAAAATGATGCCCTTATCAAGCTCACGATGTTATTTGTGGAAAATCCCGAAACGATTGCTGTTGGAGGGATCGTCAGAATTGCCAACGGCTCGATCATTAAAGACGGCAAGCTTATGGAGATGAATATTCCGAAAAGCAATATGGCGAAATTTCAGATTATTGAGTATTTCCGAGCTTTTTTGACTGGCCGTACGAGCTTCAGCAAGCTTAATTCCATACTCATTATTTCCGGTGCATTCGGTGCGTTTAATAAGAGGGTCGTTATTGAGTGCGGCGGGTACAAAGTGAATACAATCGGTGAAGACATGGATATTATCGTTAGGCTTCATAAGGCGATGAAAGACCAGAAGAGAAAGTACAAAATACAATTTCTAGCGGACCCGATTTGCTGGACTCAAGCTCCAGAAACAATGAAGGATCTAAGAAGCCAGCGGAGAAGATGGCAAATTGGTCTTTTTGATACGCTGATAAGCTATAGGAGAATGCTTTTTAATCCGAAATACGGCAAGATTGGCATGGTGACACTGCCTTATTACTGGATATTCGAATTAATTGGGCCAATTGTTGAGGCACTCGGCTATATCTTTATCCCACTTGCCTATTTATTTGGCTTGCTTGCGTTTGACAGCTTTATTACTTTTTTTGTTATCGCGTTTTTACTCGGCACTACCTTATCAATGGGCAGCATCTTACTCGAGCAAATTACATTTCGCAAATACAGCTCGCTTAAAGAAACTTTGCTGCTTGTGCTGTTCGGCGTGTTGGAAAACCTAGGTTATCGTCAGCTTACTGTTCTGTTCCGTGTTGAAGGTATTTTTAATTTTAGAAGAGGCCGTCATTCATGGGGAGCAATGAACAGAAAGAAATTTGTTTCAAGCAAAGAGAAAAAAGATAACGATAAGTGA
- a CDS encoding extracellular solute-binding protein, with protein MKKLKKASSLLLSITLLASVLAACGSPNEGKSNNGSTGSKGSTSVEASGVSKDGFPIVKEPITLKMMSQDVGVADWNQMPVLQEMEKLTGIKLQFQNAPLDSFATKKNLVFASGDLPDMFYAADLKPAEQVTYGTQGVLIPLEKYIDEGYAPNIKKIFDEHPEIRKSFTTPDGHIYALPNIDLAAVWYRSPMWYNGKFLKALGVTELPKTTDELYAFLKRVKEEDLNGNGKKDEIPLTSVKLDDLRMYFLGFWGIYDEVIYADKDGKVHYTPQEEGYKGYLTFLNRLWKEELLDHETFSQTSEQKKAKGENNQIAIFNDYFPYFTLGGEPSGDNPLMTPVKSEIADSPVYGKHPGISANGTFAITSSNPSPEATMRWVDYLYSYEGATLFNQGPEDLLWKYKDKEKHEKEWLPVPGGGDREEYRGKLTPNYGILTPGMNSGELAIGLRSEFDLWIDKENAEKLTPIAKSPYPNVYLTNEEQNEASALLSDLNTYVQQMEAKFVTGQESMANWDKYIEQIKKMGGNRIAELYQSAYDR; from the coding sequence ATGAAAAAGCTAAAAAAAGCATCATCTTTGTTACTCAGCATTACGCTGCTTGCCTCTGTATTAGCGGCATGCGGTTCACCGAACGAGGGTAAATCAAATAACGGCAGTACGGGTTCCAAAGGGTCAACGTCCGTTGAAGCTTCAGGGGTAAGCAAAGACGGATTCCCGATTGTTAAAGAACCGATTACGCTGAAGATGATGTCACAGGATGTTGGCGTTGCGGATTGGAACCAAATGCCTGTGCTTCAAGAGATGGAGAAGCTGACAGGCATTAAGCTGCAGTTCCAGAATGCCCCGCTTGATAGCTTTGCGACCAAGAAAAACCTAGTATTTGCGAGCGGCGACTTGCCGGATATGTTTTATGCAGCGGATCTTAAGCCGGCAGAGCAAGTAACTTACGGTACACAAGGCGTTCTTATTCCTCTTGAAAAATATATTGATGAAGGTTATGCGCCTAATATCAAAAAGATTTTTGATGAGCATCCGGAAATTCGGAAGTCCTTTACAACACCAGACGGCCATATTTATGCGCTGCCTAATATTGATCTAGCTGCTGTGTGGTACCGCAGCCCTATGTGGTACAACGGCAAGTTTTTGAAAGCGCTTGGCGTTACGGAATTGCCTAAGACGACGGACGAGCTGTATGCCTTTCTGAAGCGTGTTAAGGAAGAAGATTTAAATGGAAACGGGAAAAAGGATGAAATTCCGTTAACTTCCGTTAAGCTGGACGATTTGCGTATGTATTTCCTAGGCTTCTGGGGCATTTATGATGAGGTCATTTATGCAGATAAGGATGGCAAAGTGCACTATACGCCTCAAGAAGAAGGATACAAAGGCTACTTAACGTTCCTAAACCGTCTATGGAAGGAAGAGCTGCTTGATCACGAGACCTTCTCGCAAACAAGCGAGCAGAAGAAGGCTAAAGGGGAAAACAATCAAATTGCTATATTCAATGACTACTTCCCTTACTTTACGTTAGGCGGCGAGCCAAGCGGAGACAATCCATTGATGACGCCTGTGAAAAGTGAAATTGCGGATTCCCCAGTCTATGGCAAACATCCTGGCATATCGGCAAACGGTACTTTTGCCATTACAAGCAGCAATCCATCTCCAGAAGCAACGATGCGCTGGGTAGATTATCTATACAGCTATGAAGGCGCTACATTGTTCAATCAAGGTCCAGAGGATCTTCTATGGAAATATAAAGATAAAGAAAAACATGAGAAGGAATGGCTTCCTGTTCCGGGGGGCGGCGACCGTGAAGAGTACCGCGGCAAACTAACACCAAACTACGGAATTCTTACGCCAGGTATGAACTCTGGTGAGCTTGCGATCGGACTTCGCAGCGAATTCGACTTATGGATCGATAAGGAAAATGCAGAGAAGCTGACGCCAATCGCCAAATCGCCTTACCCTAATGTTTATTTGACCAACGAAGAGCAAAACGAGGCTTCTGCTTTGTTATCTGATCTGAACACGTATGTTCAACAGATGGAAGCCAAGTTCGTAACAGGTCAAGAGTCGATGGCCAATTGGGATAAGTATATTGAGCAAATTAAAAAAATGGGCGGAAATCGAATCGCTGAGCTTTACCAAAGCGCATACGACAGATAA
- a CDS encoding carbohydrate ABC transporter permease, translated as MVSAVKESGRDKVFLLCNYIYVFLAFIVVAYPVIYMISASISDPKLVGSGEMWLWPKGITFEGYQRVFQNSSIWSGYGNTILYTVVGTSINLFVTLPAAYALSRKDFMGRNFFMGMFLVTMFFGGGLVPSYLLIKELGMVNTIWAIVIPSAASIWNIIVARTFFQSSIPKELQEAAQIDGCTNLRLFVKIILPLSMPIIAVMALFYGVGNWNSYFSALIYLNDAAKYPLQLVLRQILVLQEMSAQGGGAMDASTASALNSKAEIAALVKYAVIIVATAPIIAVYPFLQRYFVQGVMIGSVKG; from the coding sequence ATGGTTTCCGCCGTTAAAGAGTCCGGAAGGGATAAAGTGTTTCTATTATGCAATTATATTTATGTATTTCTCGCTTTTATTGTGGTCGCTTATCCTGTCATTTATATGATTAGCGCTTCGATAAGCGATCCGAAATTGGTGGGTTCCGGCGAGATGTGGCTGTGGCCAAAAGGCATTACGTTTGAAGGTTATCAGAGGGTGTTCCAAAACTCCAGCATATGGTCAGGTTACGGCAACACCATTCTTTATACGGTAGTAGGCACGTCGATCAATTTATTCGTTACGCTGCCTGCTGCCTACGCTCTAAGCCGCAAAGACTTTATGGGACGCAACTTTTTTATGGGGATGTTCCTCGTCACGATGTTTTTTGGGGGAGGGCTCGTACCAAGTTACTTGCTCATCAAGGAACTCGGTATGGTGAATACGATTTGGGCAATCGTAATTCCTTCGGCTGCTTCAATCTGGAACATCATTGTAGCGCGCACGTTTTTCCAGTCCTCTATACCAAAAGAACTGCAAGAGGCTGCCCAAATTGACGGGTGCACCAACCTGCGGCTGTTCGTCAAAATCATTTTGCCGCTGTCAATGCCAATCATCGCCGTTATGGCTTTGTTCTATGGTGTTGGCAACTGGAACAGCTACTTCTCGGCACTCATCTATTTGAATGATGCTGCAAAATATCCTTTGCAGCTCGTACTGCGGCAAATTCTTGTGTTGCAGGAGATGTCGGCTCAGGGCGGCGGTGCAATGGATGCTTCTACGGCGTCGGCTCTCAACAGTAAGGCTGAGATTGCTGCGCTGGTCAAATACGCGGTTATTATCGTAGCGACAGCACCGATTATCGCCGTTTATCCATTTCTTCAGCGTTACTTTGTGCAAGGTGTCATGATTGGTTCCGTTAAGGGCTGA
- a CDS encoding family 2 glycosyl transferase, whose translation MKISSKNYMYGSIIIIILIAIAYSSIFILKNKINATDHSNPTSPMASEYVSKVDGNSFNVLENGQWTKTFIKGVNLGAGKPGAFPGEVAITYDEYYRWLGYISDMNANTIRVYTIQRPQFYNALFDFNQNAVKNGKKPIYVFHGVWVNESDIATIDDDFGSNDKILNDMNATVKDTINILHGNHYLPVNKGHADGNYTSDVSKYVIGWIVGIEWEPSLVVSTNENNAKRSHYDGKYLYTVGASPFETFLTEVGDKLIDYEMTTYNMQSPVAFSNWVTTDPLKHPNEPYKNEDLVEVNVEHIKWHDSYKAGMFASYHVYPYYPDTFSYQTEYIQFKDAEGKPNPYLAYLEEVKKFHSMPVLISEFGIPASRGKAHENKITGFNQGFIDEQTQGDMLMKMMKDIHAANLAGGLVFSWQDEWFKRTWNNNDLDLPDSRPYWLNAQTNEQHFGLLALDPGNDKSISYIDGSFDDWANDTPLYADDHTKLYVKSDEGYVYLMIDAENYDFNKDTLIIPIDTIKEQGNTSFSQLGSTFSKDADFVVKIHGPTDSHVLVDAYYDNYYFRYAVQTSLIDKTPAFHHKNTGIFNPIRLSLNKSYVVPQLNTIVPFAGYETGLLQYGIGNPDNPDFNSLSDFYYKDGKVEMRIPWQLLNVMDPSHKYVIDDMYARGKISKLKEDGMSFGIQHIKMGSTPETTQQPIAMEEYSWKEWEQPTFHERLKPSYYILQKGFQTMN comes from the coding sequence ATGAAAATTTCGAGCAAGAACTATATGTATGGTTCAATTATTATCATTATTTTAATCGCTATAGCCTATTCAAGCATATTTATTTTGAAAAATAAAATAAATGCAACAGATCATAGCAACCCCACATCACCAATGGCATCGGAGTATGTAAGCAAGGTGGATGGAAACTCTTTTAATGTTTTGGAAAATGGACAATGGACGAAAACATTTATTAAAGGTGTGAACCTTGGAGCTGGAAAACCAGGCGCTTTTCCCGGCGAGGTTGCCATTACATACGATGAATACTATAGATGGCTTGGCTATATTTCGGATATGAATGCAAACACGATCAGAGTGTACACGATACAGCGGCCGCAGTTTTATAATGCCTTATTTGATTTTAATCAAAATGCAGTGAAAAATGGCAAGAAGCCTATTTATGTGTTTCATGGCGTTTGGGTTAATGAGAGCGATATAGCAACAATCGATGATGATTTTGGCAGCAATGACAAGATTCTAAATGATATGAATGCTACGGTAAAAGATACGATTAATATTTTGCATGGCAATCATTATTTGCCAGTAAATAAAGGCCATGCGGACGGCAATTATACCTCGGATGTTTCGAAGTATGTCATCGGATGGATTGTTGGTATTGAATGGGAGCCTTCGCTTGTCGTCAGCACGAATGAAAATAACGCAAAGCGCAGCCATTATGATGGCAAATACCTTTATACCGTAGGTGCATCTCCGTTTGAGACCTTTCTCACTGAAGTAGGAGATAAGCTGATTGATTATGAAATGACAACCTATAACATGCAAAGCCCGGTTGCCTTTTCCAATTGGGTAACGACAGATCCGCTAAAGCATCCTAACGAGCCTTATAAAAATGAAGACCTTGTAGAAGTAAACGTCGAGCATATTAAATGGCATGACAGCTATAAAGCCGGCATGTTTGCCTCTTATCATGTGTACCCCTATTACCCCGATACGTTTAGCTATCAGACCGAATATATTCAATTTAAAGATGCCGAGGGCAAACCAAATCCTTATTTGGCTTATTTAGAGGAAGTTAAGAAGTTCCATTCCATGCCTGTTCTTATTTCGGAATTTGGCATTCCAGCCTCACGCGGCAAGGCGCATGAAAACAAAATTACAGGCTTTAACCAGGGCTTTATAGATGAACAAACGCAAGGCGATATGCTGATGAAAATGATGAAGGATATTCACGCTGCTAATTTAGCAGGGGGATTGGTTTTTTCGTGGCAGGATGAGTGGTTTAAGCGAACATGGAACAACAATGATTTGGATTTGCCTGATTCAAGGCCATACTGGCTTAATGCTCAAACGAATGAGCAGCATTTTGGTTTATTAGCGCTTGATCCTGGCAACGACAAAAGCATCAGTTATATCGACGGTTCGTTCGATGATTGGGCAAATGATACTCCCCTGTATGCTGACGATCATACCAAGCTATACGTAAAAAGTGATGAGGGATATGTCTATCTCATGATTGATGCTGAAAATTATGATTTTAATAAGGATACGTTGATCATACCGATCGATACGATAAAGGAACAAGGGAACACAAGCTTCTCACAGCTTGGCTCCACATTTAGCAAGGATGCAGACTTTGTAGTGAAAATTCATGGACCAACGGACTCACATGTATTAGTAGATGCCTATTACGATAACTACTATTTTAGATATGCGGTTCAAACGAGCCTCATCGACAAGACCCCAGCCTTTCATCATAAGAACACTGGTATTTTTAACCCCATCAGGCTTAGTTTAAATAAAAGCTACGTAGTTCCGCAGCTGAACACGATCGTTCCTTTTGCAGGATATGAGACGGGGCTGCTCCAATACGGAATAGGTAATCCGGATAACCCCGATTTTAATTCATTAAGTGATTTTTATTATAAAGATGGAAAAGTGGAAATGAGAATTCCGTGGCAGCTGCTGAATGTGATGGATCCTTCCCATAAATATGTCATTGATGATATGTATGCTCGTGGAAAAATATCAAAGCTGAAGGAAGATGGAATGAGCTTTGGCATACAGCATATCAAGATGGGCAGCACGCCTGAAACGACGCAGCAGCCTATAGCAATGGAGGAATATAGCTGGAAGGAATGGGAGCAGCCGACATTTCATGAACGATTGAAGCCTTCCTATTACATTTTGCAAAAGGGATTTCAAACGATGAATTAA
- a CDS encoding helix-turn-helix domain-containing protein, translating to MKRNYFKSKLFLKYIWSYLFILLIPLVLMTIFIYQNAVSNLRTEIEQSRLGQLTQAKVIVDGRMKELSEIASRVSYDKRLTPFRVHDSYYSGEAIQALDQYKATSSIISEMFLYFHKDANIYSAKGLSSMDVFANTFTFHNWSKDTIFQDLNTVKYPTMRPADTVVLSANLQDSMLAYLVPITPYNPNPHGTIMYLIKESELTSLIDSILGNYQGLTYILDNKGQILVDNRQGEALTNAEAQSLYSLAPGIHDKTLNGKPHSIVSVKSENNGWTYVTVMPSSQFLSSVVHVRSFIVMLFIIVVVVGAAIALVLARMQYLPISTLVEFANSKSKPKHSADQSTENGNELDRIRTALQQYSSRVDLQEPYARNHFLSMLLKYGNAQSLSPELQEAFDLHFDQSHHFVMVIGWDEIEDTQEERQERQEMIELLSQIEFPELAAHAYGVELPQLDQLALIISFNRDQAEQELVPVRHIAEAVLCTILETFDVTPTIGVGTCYSSPDQLNQSFIEACSAFELQATSGHGTITYFEKLQDTPDHTFWIPNNSLLKLSQSLKQGSYDVAAQMISPSIRSLQSSELSALLKRCICFDILNTMLKTASELGIQNVIQDMAPNMIYSHSLDEIETGFLNLASRICNQVERNNQKEEQSQIDRIVSYIDEHFRDHTLSLETIAYEYAISPSHVSRSFKEKMGLNFIQYIWQKRMEEVMHHLKTTNAPLKDIIIQVGYLDTPNFIRKFKKETGYTPGQYRKQFWENEQAQLLSDSDDE from the coding sequence ATGAAACGAAACTACTTCAAATCCAAACTGTTTTTAAAATACATCTGGTCCTACTTGTTTATTTTGCTTATCCCATTAGTACTTATGACGATATTTATCTATCAAAACGCAGTGTCCAATCTACGTACTGAAATTGAGCAATCTCGCCTCGGCCAGCTCACGCAAGCCAAAGTTATTGTTGACGGCCGGATGAAGGAGCTAAGTGAAATTGCTTCACGCGTCTCGTATGACAAGAGGCTGACTCCGTTTCGGGTTCACGATTCTTATTACAGCGGTGAAGCGATACAAGCACTGGATCAATACAAAGCGACCAGCTCTATCATTAGCGAGATGTTCTTGTATTTTCACAAGGATGCAAATATTTATTCCGCGAAGGGTCTATCGAGCATGGATGTATTCGCAAACACCTTTACCTTTCACAATTGGAGCAAAGACACTATTTTTCAAGATTTGAATACGGTTAAATATCCAACGATGCGTCCAGCTGACACCGTAGTCCTAAGCGCTAATTTGCAGGATTCGATGCTCGCTTATCTTGTTCCCATTACGCCGTACAACCCTAATCCACATGGAACGATTATGTATCTAATTAAAGAATCAGAGCTTACGAGTTTAATTGATTCGATTCTAGGCAATTATCAAGGCTTGACTTATATTTTGGACAACAAAGGTCAAATTCTAGTAGACAATCGCCAGGGCGAGGCCTTAACAAATGCAGAGGCGCAGTCTCTATATAGTCTCGCGCCAGGCATTCACGATAAAACCTTAAATGGCAAGCCGCATTCCATCGTATCCGTAAAATCGGAAAATAATGGCTGGACTTATGTGACCGTCATGCCAAGTTCCCAGTTTCTTAGCAGCGTAGTGCATGTCCGCAGCTTCATCGTTATGCTGTTTATCATCGTTGTGGTCGTTGGAGCGGCGATTGCCCTCGTGCTTGCTAGAATGCAATACCTGCCGATCTCTACGCTTGTAGAGTTCGCAAATTCCAAATCCAAGCCGAAGCATTCCGCTGATCAATCAACCGAAAACGGGAACGAGCTTGACCGGATACGAACAGCGCTGCAGCAATACAGCTCGCGAGTTGACCTTCAAGAGCCATACGCTCGCAATCACTTTTTGTCCATGCTCCTGAAATATGGGAATGCGCAAAGTCTTTCACCAGAGCTGCAAGAGGCCTTCGATCTTCATTTCGACCAATCTCATCACTTTGTTATGGTGATTGGATGGGATGAAATCGAAGATACGCAAGAGGAACGACAGGAGCGGCAAGAAATGATAGAACTGCTCTCCCAAATCGAATTCCCGGAGCTGGCTGCTCATGCCTATGGCGTAGAGCTCCCTCAGCTGGATCAGCTTGCACTCATTATCAGCTTTAATAGGGATCAAGCCGAGCAGGAATTGGTTCCTGTGCGCCACATTGCTGAAGCGGTGCTCTGCACGATACTAGAGACGTTTGATGTTACGCCTACGATTGGCGTTGGAACCTGCTATTCAAGCCCTGACCAGCTGAATCAGTCCTTTATTGAAGCTTGCTCTGCTTTTGAACTGCAAGCGACAAGCGGTCATGGCACGATCACTTATTTCGAGAAGCTGCAAGATACACCGGATCATACCTTCTGGATACCGAATAATTCGCTGCTCAAGCTTTCTCAAAGCTTGAAGCAAGGAAGCTATGATGTAGCTGCGCAAATGATCAGCCCGTCGATCCGCAGCCTGCAATCATCCGAGCTGTCTGCCCTGCTCAAACGCTGTATATGCTTTGACATTTTGAATACGATGCTAAAAACCGCATCCGAGCTTGGCATTCAAAATGTGATTCAAGACATGGCTCCTAATATGATTTACAGCCATTCCTTGGATGAAATCGAGACCGGCTTTCTGAATCTCGCCTCCCGAATCTGCAATCAAGTGGAGCGCAACAATCAGAAGGAGGAGCAATCACAGATTGATCGGATTGTCTCCTACATTGATGAGCATTTTAGAGATCATACGCTCAGTCTAGAAACGATTGCATATGAGTATGCAATCTCGCCATCACATGTGAGCCGTTCATTCAAGGAAAAGATGGGCCTTAACTTCATCCAATACATTTGGCAAAAAAGAATGGAAGAGGTTATGCATCATCTGAAAACGACAAACGCACCTCTAAAGGACATCATTATTCAAGTCGGCTATTTGGATACGCCTAACTTTATACGCAAATTCAAGAAAGAAACCGGCTATACGCCTGGTCAATATCGCAAGCAATTCTGGGAGAACGAACAGGCGCAATTACTATCCGATTCAGACGATGAATAA
- a CDS encoding HEAT repeat domain-containing protein, with amino-acid sequence MTKEALYLLLISSALFSFFFISIIVIWFFRYFSESATNQLKKQLEEVFTSYFYTENKNKRTIVQKLNKIVGKSARKKELFINIVINHNADFIHTHHDQLMNIYELTGTKAFLLKRLQSNSVHIQSLACRHLGELQLRDTMASILTLISSKNNDVIYNMMLALAKLGDLEGLVHVLTYDSQNMNLSHRAIIEIISAFDGSKEELFRQTIDRSDDYMKGILIKAVADYSIEGLSEHYIKYLNSEDKNLRIASIRALSELNNPDYEASMLTKLDDHDWEVRAAAAKGLEKIGTKNSLADLGKTTGDSVWWVRHHAASALVLIPGGIAYASKIIDGDDKFARDAVISVIEMTS; translated from the coding sequence ATGACAAAAGAAGCATTATATTTGCTGCTCATTTCATCAGCGTTATTTTCATTTTTTTTCATATCGATTATCGTCATTTGGTTTTTTCGTTACTTTAGCGAGTCCGCGACTAACCAATTGAAGAAGCAGCTGGAAGAAGTATTCACATCCTATTTTTACACTGAAAATAAAAATAAACGAACGATCGTGCAAAAACTGAACAAAATCGTCGGAAAAAGTGCTAGAAAAAAAGAGCTGTTCATTAATATCGTCATTAATCACAATGCTGATTTTATCCATACCCATCATGATCAGTTGATGAACATATACGAATTAACAGGAACGAAAGCTTTTCTGCTCAAAAGACTGCAATCAAACAGCGTTCATATTCAGTCCTTAGCCTGTCGGCATCTAGGGGAATTGCAGCTAAGAGATACAATGGCATCTATCCTTACGCTTATTTCAAGCAAAAATAATGATGTGATTTATAATATGATGCTGGCTCTTGCGAAGCTTGGTGATTTGGAGGGGCTAGTTCATGTTCTAACCTATGACTCCCAAAATATGAACTTGTCTCATAGAGCTATTATTGAAATTATTTCTGCTTTTGACGGCTCAAAGGAAGAGCTGTTTCGACAAACAATCGATAGAAGTGATGACTATATGAAGGGCATTCTAATAAAAGCGGTTGCTGATTACAGTATTGAAGGCTTAAGCGAGCATTATATTAAGTATTTGAATAGTGAGGATAAGAATCTTAGAATTGCATCGATAAGAGCGCTGAGCGAGCTGAATAATCCGGATTATGAAGCATCTATGCTAACCAAGCTTGATGATCATGATTGGGAGGTTAGAGCAGCTGCTGCCAAGGGCCTTGAGAAGATTGGGACCAAAAATAGTTTAGCGGATTTAGGGAAAACAACCGGCGACAGCGTGTGGTGGGTAAGACACCATGCCGCCAGTGCACTTGTTCTCATTCCTGGAGGTATTGCTTACGCTTCAAAGATCATCGATGGAGACGATAAATTTGCTCGGGATGCCGTGATTAGTGTGATCGAAATGACTTCCTAA
- a CDS encoding ABC transporter permease subunit — protein sequence MNAPNMLPEPTKEKSRMWKRLLQNWELYLFIAPAFFYFLIFSYGPMYGIQIAFKNFIPTKGIFGSPWVGFDHFVRFFHSYYFWDLIWNTLSISLYELAIGFPIPIILALAFNELKGGSFKKMAQTVTYAPHFISVVVMAGMIITFLSPSSGIVTHLIEWLGFDAPDFLTDPKWFKTMYVFSGVWQSAGWGTIIYLAALSGVDPGLHEAAIIDGASRFQRVLHINIPTIVPTMTILLILNMGSLLGVGFEKILLLQNSLNMGASDVISTFVYRSGLVDAQYSFSTAIGLFNSVINAIILVLVNQIVRRTNENSLW from the coding sequence ATGAACGCACCAAATATGCTTCCGGAACCGACGAAAGAGAAGAGCAGAATGTGGAAAAGACTCCTTCAAAATTGGGAATTGTATCTATTCATTGCACCCGCATTTTTCTACTTTCTAATCTTCTCTTACGGTCCGATGTACGGCATACAAATCGCATTTAAAAACTTCATACCAACGAAAGGGATTTTCGGAAGCCCTTGGGTCGGTTTCGACCATTTTGTCCGATTTTTTCATTCTTATTACTTTTGGGACTTGATATGGAACACGTTAAGTATTAGCCTGTATGAACTCGCTATTGGGTTTCCGATACCGATTATACTGGCGCTTGCCTTCAATGAGCTGAAGGGTGGTTCCTTCAAGAAGATGGCTCAGACCGTCACTTATGCGCCGCATTTCATATCAGTCGTTGTTATGGCAGGCATGATCATTACGTTCTTGTCGCCTTCATCGGGAATAGTGACACATCTTATTGAGTGGCTTGGATTTGATGCTCCAGATTTCTTGACAGACCCGAAGTGGTTTAAGACGATGTACGTATTCTCTGGTGTTTGGCAAAGCGCAGGATGGGGAACAATTATATATTTGGCTGCGCTTTCAGGAGTAGACCCGGGTCTGCATGAGGCAGCCATTATAGACGGAGCTTCACGCTTCCAACGGGTGCTTCATATTAACATTCCGACGATTGTCCCTACGATGACCATTCTTTTAATTCTGAACATGGGAAGCTTGCTTGGGGTTGGATTTGAGAAAATATTGCTGCTCCAAAACTCGCTTAACATGGGGGCATCCGATGTCATTTCAACCTTCGTATACCGATCAGGGCTTGTCGATGCCCAGTATAGCTTCTCGACGGCGATCGGACTGTTCAATTCCGTCATTAACGCCATTATTTTAGTGCTAGTAAATCAGATCGTAAGACGCACCAACGAAAACAGCCTGTGGTAG